Proteins encoded by one window of Canis aureus isolate CA01 chromosome 13, VMU_Caureus_v.1.0, whole genome shotgun sequence:
- the LOC144282569 gene encoding uncharacterized protein LOC144282569, which translates to MKRHLARNYTSIRQSCQLASAGGHTLVAVTMCILEKPFSSCSNRTPKGEFTDFTPSGGASERRAQKSPIKAAGGAFPFSRRQSVPKQFIPGALAVPTPPHPLTPRPYGPKHIAPPP; encoded by the exons ATGAAGAGGCACCTGGCCCGAAATTATACAAGTATCCGGCAAAG TTGCCAATTAGCTTCTGCAGGAGGCCACACTTTGGTGGCAGTGACTATGTGCATTCTTGAAAAACC GTTCTCTTCCTGCTCGAACCGAACCCCCAAGGGGGAGTTCACTGACTTCACACCGAGCGGTGGCGCATCAGAAAGGAGGGCACAAAAGTCTCCGATCAAAGCTGCCGGCGGTGCTTTTCCGTTTAGCCGGAGGCAGTCAGTCCCAAAGCAATTCATTCCTGGGGCTCTAGCTGTgccaacccccccccaccccctcaccccccgcccttaTGGCCCCAAACACATTGCGCCCCCGCCCTAG